In Symphalangus syndactylus isolate Jambi chromosome 6, NHGRI_mSymSyn1-v2.1_pri, whole genome shotgun sequence, a genomic segment contains:
- the LOC129484121 gene encoding proline-rich protein 36, with amino-acid sequence MEQLREGEGFGDRWMAAVFSTSAPSANAFWGKGFRLLSYVQQAQTAKRFAKGRICRLLRFAAAAAAAFSPGCLRTPEPNRLGLPSAFHRGSASPLRALPAPPRPWTRVSISPDRPRSPNSAPREVCGGREGDREGAPGSRSPASTPFLSPQHPEPPRLPVLSLYPPIRVPPAPAARSRISEQSPSGGNLTQDGFLQTLQELEGKVAIFVLWHPGIDVRSGARAHTHTPTLAQHARRKRLSTVEALSSSPCRPTPFAHPSPSCSSATHSPSHGIPSAPRRTDASTHPPSVCAPAAPEGLRGLRPPPPRRGATGKKKFCSDYQRADRLPVSRPTTSRPGRRLPAPYLGLGATGARRSRPHCSQLEGAPLLRAGSLRPLPAPHGCLPGGKAGSSRAGLTAAGANPAPWRSELNSLRTKAFSAPIFRGQQPSPGPARTRVAVLSSRTGAKGEVCQRSRDFSLSLPNPIHAILIYIAQSPLISHRYGPLSRVWPSFKTEKMGRGGGHRENRAQQRRPITRERVAAAIDSEIRQGDSRLCKNSLSRFLCMQPQIHYTHTHAHSYTPCPLLSPTVLFRRGKKGSQKRTPEHAQSKRQLILTVCGMHMT; translated from the exons ATGGAGCAGCTTCGGGAAGGTGAGGGCTTCGGCGATCGCTGGATGGCTGCCGTCTTCTCGACGAGTGCGCCCTCCGCAAATGCTTTTTGGGGTAAGGGCTTCCGGCTATTGAGTTATGTACAGCAAGCCCAGACCGCAAAAAGATTCGCGAAGGGCAGAATATGCCGGCTTCTTCGgttcgccgccgccgccgccgccgccttcaGCCCAGGATGTCTCCGAACCCCGGAGCCGAACAGGCTGGGTCTCCCCAGCGCGTTCCATCGCGGCTCAGCCTCACCACTCCGCGCGCTGCCCGCCCCTCCGCGCCCCTGGACCCGTGTCTCCATTTCTCCAGACCGTCCGCGATCCCCCAACTCAGCCCCGAGAGAAGTGTGTGGAGGGCGAGAAGGGGACCGCGAAGGGGCACCCGGATCCCGGAGCCCAGCCTCCACCCCTTTCCTGTCGCCCCAGCACCCGGAGCCTCCCCGCCTGCCTGTCCTATCCCTCTATCCCCCTATCAGAGTTCCGCCAGCCCCGGCTGCAAGGTCGCGGATCTCTGAACAG TCCCCCAGTGGGGGAAACCTCACCCAAGATGGGTTCCTGCAAACATTGCAAGAACTTGAGGGGAAAGTTGCCATATTTGTTCTTTGGCACCCTGGAATCGACGTGCGGTCgggcgcgcgcgcgcacacacacactcccaccctCGCCCAGCACGCCCGGAGAAAACGTCTCTCGACGGTGGAGGCACTGTCTTCAAGTCCCTGTCGACCCACCCCCTTCGCCCATCCATCACCCTCCTGCAGCTCCGCGACCCACTCACCCTCCCACGGCATCCCCTCAGCTCCGCGACGGACAGACGCAAGCACACACCCTCCGAGCGTCTGCGCGCCCGCCGCGCCAGAGGGGCTCCGCGGTctgcgcccgccgccgccgcggcgCGGGGCAACTGGGAAAAAAAAGTTCTGCTCAGACTACCAGAGAGCTGACCGACTACCAGTGAGCCGACCGACCACCAGCCGACCCGGACGCCGACTCCCTGCTCCTTACCTCGGTCTGGGGGCCACGGGAGCGCGCCGGTCCCGTCCGCACTGCAGCCAGCTGGAAGGAGCCCCACTCCTGCGGGCCGGCTCCCTCcggcccctccccgccccccacgGGTGTTTGCCCGGCGGCAAAGCGGGCTCTTCCAG GGCGGGGCTAACCGCGGCTGGCGCCAACCCCGCCCCCTGGCGCTCGGAACTGAACTCTCTGAGGACCAAGGCATTTTCAGCACCTATCTTCCGTGGACAGCAACCGAGTCCTGGGCCAGCCCGAACCAGGGTCGCGGTCCTCAGTTCCCGGACCGGAGCCAAAGGGGAGGTTTGTCAAAGGAGTAGAGATTTTTCCCTCTCTTTACCCAACCCCATCCATGCAATTTTGATCTATATTGCACAGTCTCCATTAATCTCTCACAGATATGGCCCATTAAGTCGTGTCTGGCCATCCTTTAAGACAGAGaaaatggggaggggagggggccatCGAGAAAACCGAGCTCAACAGCGCCGACCCATAACGCGAGAGAGAGTTGCAGCAGCTATTGATTCAGAGATTCGTCAGGGTGATTCCCGGCTCTGCAAGAATTCCCTCTCTCGGTTTCTTTGCATGCAGCCCCAAATtcattatacacatacacacgcacacagcTACACCCCTTGCCCCCTACTCAGTCCCACTGTCCTCTTTAGAAGGGGCAAAAAAGGCAGCCAAAAAAGAACCCCGGAGCATGCACAAAGTAAGCGTCAGCTCATACTCACAGTCTGCGGCATGCACATGACATAA